The stretch of DNA CCCGCCTCTTGCGCTGAAGAGCCATCTCGACCGTTTCGTTAACCTTTAAGATAGCGTCTTTGATCGACTTGtctttccggaagccaaactggttgctCGACAGACCGTCTACCTGTACTCTCGGTGTATTTCAACAGTTTGTTGAAGAGAATCCCTCCGAATACCTTCCCTACACCCCCGGAATGCCTTGTCCAGCACCAGAATGGTCTGATATTTATAGACGCCTGTCTTATGGTTCATTTATTCGGTGTCACAACCTAACACACTAGAAGATAGCTCGTTCTGTTTTAAAATTCCGTATTTGATCTGCGATATGAGATATTGTTAATTTATCTTAATTAATTACAACAAAGAAACTTTCCCTGACATGTTTATGGCCTGTTTGCATTATGTTCTAAATACTGAGGTTATCTCCACTCTGCATTACTTTACTACTCTTGGCTGAGATGCTCAAACCGATACAtgacttcttcaaaaaaaaaaatcccaaactgATCTCCCTTATGGGCTTTGGCATCTCTCCGACTCACAATTTTCGTTATCACTGAAACGGTGAGCGTAACTTTTTTGATAACAGCACGCTATCGGAACTAAGGTTTCGCCCGGTGTTGCATCGGGTACCCGTATGTATTGGCGACGCCATCGCCTGGGGTTTTAACTGATAACAATTTGCGATAACAAAAACTGCTAGGTGTATCCCTTCTCCAGTATCTGTTGGCTGCCATTTGATCGGTCACATTTCGTCGCGAAAAGTTGCATCCTTCGTAGTTTTGTGACAAAGTCTCTCTTTCTCGTACAATGCGAGTTTTGTACTGCTGAGTTAGTTTTCGTTTAGCGCAAGCATGATTAACCGTACGCGTAAGGTAATCCCTTTCGGAAGTGATTCACACGCGTTTCCTGGTAAAACTTACGAATCGCATTTTCTTCTATGTCTATCCTCAGATATGGCTGCTGCTGTTGGCGTTGATAGCCAATGGCCACACCCTGAAGGACACCGAATTCGAGCCAGTGGAAGGCATATGCGACACTTGTACTTGCACCGTCCGCAACGAATCCAACGCCCAGTACCTCAGCTACTCCATACTGGACTGCTCGACGAAGAACCTTCGGCATATGTTGGCCTCTTGGCCGGATGTCTTCGACAACGAGCAAGCCAATCAGGAAATCGTCTTTTCCCTGTCCGGAAATGACATAAAATCGCTGCAGCAGTTGCCGGCCACCGAGGCGGACTTGGTATTCAGCTGTCGGCACTGTAACCTTACCGAGATGGCCAGTGGCGCCTTTCTGGACACGCCCAACATCATCCGGTTGGATCTGAGCTGGAACCTCTTGACGGGAGATGCCTTGCGGCCGGATGTGTTCCGCGGGAAGTACGCCGAACAGGAGTACGAATCTATAGCATTGGACGAGCTGGATTTGAGCTACAATGCGGTAGATTTCCTGGATGCGGCCTTGTTCGAACACATGATTCATCTGAGGCGGCTGTCCTTGGCGCACAATCCGCTGAAGAAGCTAACGGACGGTACGGTGACGGCGCTGGGATCGATCAGTCGACTGGAACATTTGGATTTGTCGTATGCGCAGCTCGATGATCTTCCCGGGGAGATGTTCCAGAAGATCGAAGGCTTGCGGGAGCTGCTGGTACAGGGCAATCAGTTCACGGTGGTGCCCAGTTCCATTAGATTGCTGAAGCCGACACTGATGGCACTGTACGTCGGTGAGAATCCGATTCAGCGACTGGACGAGGAAAGCTTCTTCGGTGAGCGAGTTCTATAAGTGCTTCTAGGGATGTCGACAACTaacgatttttgttttgttttttagacTTGGATCACTTGACTCAGCTGAACATCAGTGGAATGCCACTGCTGGATGATGTCGATACGGGAACCTTCAGTGGACTGAAGTCGTTGGAAGTGTTGTCCTGCAGTAACAACCCCAAGCTGGTGGAGTTTGACATGAGCGACTTGAAAGGATTAATACGGCTGAGACAGGTGAGTTGGTGATTGTTGTGATATCTTCCTTACCAGCTGCATTCTGCTGCACTgacgtagtcgtttcctccgctgccttgggtTACCATGCCTGCTGTTTGTCTTTCAGGTGGTCATCGAAAATCTGTTTTCACCTTTCAATCACTTCATGAACGTCTGTCAAGAGGCTCTCGTCCGTATCTCTGTAAATTTCGGTTCGCGGGAAAAAATCTACACGCTTCACGAGAACGGCATAACTTGGATACTATCAGAAGGCTGGCTCCAgcggcacgttatcttccatttgggacatttggggTCGTCCTCATAACCTTGGGTACGATCCCATTGACTTCTTACCACTCCAAGGGCTACATTTGAGATAGATCCGCCCAGGATCGTAGGGTCCTCGTTTTGCGTTAATAGAGGAAGCAGAGGTTTTTGTAGACACTTCTTAAGATAGATCTTCTCGTTAACAGTCCCGTACGGCGTACTCCGTTTGCCACACGAGCAGATCACTTGCCGGTGAGGAACACTGCAAGACTGCCTCCAGCGCCGTTGGGATCTTCTCTTCGTCTACACGCCAACCTTGCTCGTCGATTACGTAGCCGTGATACTTCATGCTTTTCCGGAAGAACTTGGATTTCTCCAATAAAATCGTGAGATTCGCTTGGCGTAGCCGGCGGGCTACTTCTTCGAGCAGAGCGATGTGCTCTTCGAATGTCTCGGTGCAGATTATAATGTCATCCAAGTAATGGAATACCAGCGGTTCCAAGTCGACGAATAGGTGAGTCATAAGTCGCGCTAGAGCTTGGCTAGCCGTTCACAGCCCGAAAGGCACCACCTTGGATTGGAAGTGGCCTCTGGATGGAACGGTGAAGGCTGTCAGTAGTTTCGAACCCGGATGGAGTGGTAGCTGCCAGAAGGCATCCTTGAGATCGATCGAAGAGATGTATTTGCTGCTTCGGAGGTGGTTGGTGATCGCTGTAATTGAGATGACGCGTCCAAGCAGACGCGATACTGCCCAGTCTTCTTCTTAACGGCGACCAGCGGATTATTCCATGGCGAGAACTGCGCCTCCCAAATAACGTCCAGCGCAATCATTCGGTCGATCTCCCTGTTGACCTCCTGTAGAACGTACGGCGACATGAGGTTGCCGTTGAGCATCGATTCGATGCTCGTACAGCTTCGTGCGTCCTAATCTTTCATCTACCGGTTTTGGAAACTTCTGGATCGCCTGCACTAGGTGCCTCTGCTGTTCTGGCCTGAGCTGCTGCATCTCCTGTTTTACGCTGACCTGTTCTTCCTGCTTCGCTTTGAATGTGCAACACACCgctttgacaccaaacttgtCCCAGAAGTTCATTCCTAGGATGATGCAGTCCGAAATCGAAGGTACCAACAGCAATGGAAGAACTTCGTTGGGGTTTTCTATATTATCGGAAAGTAGACGAAGTTTGAGATGTTGTGTCTTGTGCCGTTCCAGCACTGATTTGATGGCGTGCGGTCGATTGTCACTTCCGGGGTTGGTGATGATTGAATTGAGGTTTTGGAATTCCGGGACATCGGAGGGGTCTCCGAGATTTTGCAGAGAGCTGCTGCCCTCTACTGCTGGTTCTCCGCTAGGTAGTTCACCGTGTCCACGCGGCACGTGAAGCAACTGCGCAGCGAGTAGCCTTTCCTTTGAGAACGGTAGCAGAAAAGGATGGCTTGCGGTTTCGGATAGTCCATGAATCTGTGGCCCTCCTCGTCGAGGTTCCAGCAAAGAATTGCCGGCCGATGGGCATTCGGTGCTTCTTCCTGTTGTACTTGCCGATCTTCCCGTTGCTGGCTTGGTGCTTGCAGCAGGCGTTAGATTCTGCGGTTATCGTCGCTCGGCTCCGAGCTTGAATTCCACTGTCGCGCTTGCCTGCCCTTAACTCTTTGCGACTGTTCTTGCTGTTGTTATGATAGTCGAGTCTGGTATGATGCGACTTGTGGCCGCTGCTGCCGTCCCGGGGTTTGCGCCTCTCTCTCATACGGCCGTGCTGCTCGCAGAACGTTGGCCTCCGTTCGACTGCTTTTCGTCGCGTGCGGCAAAGCTTGGCCTCGCAGATCTCCGCTCCAGGTTCATCTTTAGCGCGTTGACTTGTTCCACCAGTTCGTCGATAGTGTGCTACCAATTGTCGTCTGCTCCCTCCTCCACTGCTTCGTGCTCGTAAGCGCCTTCTTCTACCTCCACGGCGTGAACTGTGTTGAACGGCTGTGACTATTGGTGGTGCTGAACCGGTGGAGGTGTGCTGGCGTGGCCAAGTTCGGTTCCAAAAGCATGCTGTGCTGAACCGGAATGCTGCGTTGCTTGTTCAGAAGCGTTCTCGTCTCGTCGTATCCGGTGTAAACTTCCACTATTTCTTCCAGTAAACGAGGCCTCGCTGCTGTTACGATGGCTGCGTAGTTCTCTTTCATGTTCTTCTTCACCAGGAAGTACTTCTCGTCGTCTGGTATTGGTGGATCGACGAAGCGGAATAGCGCTGAGATATCACGATAGTATTTAACGAAGGATTCCTCTCATCCTTGGAATCGGTAGCTTGTTTCCAGTCGGAGAATTTGGGAGTAACTGCTGGGCAGGAATTCTCTTGTTTGAACTGGTCCCGGGTCCGCAACAGGTTTTGTGACGTAAGTCGCGAGTACCAGTCGATGGCATCTTTCTGTAGTAGATGCTTAATGGAGCTCAAGAGTGTGGCATCGCTCATACCTTCTGATCTTGCGAACTTCTCTACGCGATCTAGGAACACGTTGAGTGGCGTCGTGTCCTTTTCGCCGCGAAACTTGAAAGGCCAGTTGTGGACTGCTTTTTGTATTCGACGGTCGTCTTACTCACAACTTCCGTGACATATTTTGAGTGACAGTGAGTTTAGTCTTTCTATCTGGGATTTTCAGATTCCCAGGTTGATTGCTCCTAGCTTTTGCTACTGACATGGCTTACCAGGGACCTTGAAGTACCCCAGTAAAGTATGAACAGTTTTTGCCTTTTATTTCGTGAATGGAATTTTCAGCTTTCCGGGTTGACTGCGCCTAGCTGTAACTATAGTATACTGCCTCTCTATCCGACATTTTCGTATTCCTGAGTTGACTGCAGACTTCAGCCTGTTTGCTTGGAACTTCAGGAAGACTCCCGGTTTCAGTGGAATCACCTTCTATGCCAGTTCGGCACTTTCGAGCTGCCGGGCGGCTTATGAACAACTTCCACCTTTACCCTTCCGTCTTAGAATTTTGAATTTTACACCGTTGTAGCCGGTTGTTCACCGATGAATTGGCTACAGAATTACTGGGACGGTACTTGTGTGGCCTTCCCGTGACTTTCGATATTCTTTGTGTCTTTTTAGATTGAGACTTTTCACCAATCAAATGGTTATCCCCAGGTTTCTTCGATGGTTCAGATTACACGCTGGGCATGACGCTGGAATTATAGGCAAGCCGATAGCCCTCGTCTTTGTTTTAGCCCTGATCTAGCAGCGTTATCAGTCGCTTCTTACCACCATCTCGCAGTTTGATTCGGTCCACTTGCTGAGGCCTTATCCGTATTTGCGACAGTTATTCTACCAGATGTCTTGATAAGCAAGCTTACTCAATCGTCCTCGTTGCTGACTTACATTTTGGAGTTGATGTTACCGCCACGATAACTTCTGATGTCGATCTGCTTTGGCGATATCCAGATATAATGGTAAGGAAGGGTGCTACAATAAGGTACTGTACTATGAATGGCCTTATTCATAGAGGCAACGAATCAATGAATCGTAATCCGATTCCTTTTgttagctggtgggcgctgaccTTTCCAATCATCAGTCTGAATTCCATTTCCATTCGGAGCATTTAAGTCTCCTCTCATGACTTTGTCAATTCGTTTCCATAGTTTCTGTCCGGTAGTTAGTGACTCCTTCCGCTGCATTGATATTGGCTAATTTTGCACTACGATGGAATCTTCAATAAAACAGTTGTTCAGCAGATCGGGGAGTTTCTACTGAGGTTGATGTCTCAAATTACAGATGGAAAGCCTCCAAAGTCAAATCACCATCCGTCTTATCATTCCAGCTGGACATCTCCCACTGTGCCATCGAGCATCTCCGCCTGGACGAACCCATCCCGGTGCAGGACGAAACCTCGGACATAGCCTTCATCGAAACGTTTCCCAAGTTGCGCTCCGTCAAGCTGGAAGGCAATCCGTGGCACTGCGATTGCGAACTATACGAGATCATCgaatccatcaagcacatccTCGAGGACGACGACGAGTTCCAAGGCCCGCACCATTCATCCGAAGCTCGCTGCGAGACTCCGTACGACCTGTCGGCACTGCCCCTCACCGAGCTGGCCGGAAAGTCGCTCTGTTCGACTCCGCCgaaaaaagttcctaaaattCCCATCTACGAGGCACCGGCCTTCTTGCGGCCGCGGTCCATTGTGCTGTCGCTCCTGTCGGTGGTGGTGGTCCTGCTGATCGGGCTCATCATCGGCGTCATTATCGTTTGCATCAAGCGCAAGCTGAAGGAAAACGACTTCCGGTTTGCTTCGCCCGTTCGATACACGACGGTGCGGAACAGCACGACGTCGACGATTTTGCAAGCCTAATGTGTGTGAGCGGCCTTGCGGGAGTACATTGTGTTGCGCACCCCCATAGGGAGAAAACCGAATTTTGTTTATTCTAGTCTGCCTTATCTTGTTAAGAATATGTAATCTTAAGCTTTGTAGATGGTAAATATAGATTTTGTGTAAGTATATATATATCATTTCTCCTAGCGTTTATTTGCATCAGTTTGCAGCTTGAAAGAAGGCCATATGGGATGTAGGATTCCCAATACCTAAGTTTTCTTAGGATACTTAAACGTTTTTTTTCTATCGCTAGAACACCTTTACATTCAAAGATGATGTGTTTATGGTCTcacattgatatttcttcagaaacatgacagtgttttattttattagaGAAAGGCAACTCCATAACTTCCTGACGAATGAAGTTTTCTAACGGTGGgggcttgtcaccaacattacaaatgtcagtgtttttagaagaaaaaatccGTAACAGATACTTACCTCTGGTGTTAATATTAGTACTCCCCATACGGTGCGATGTGCATTTGTGTTGCATCCTATGATGGAGGAGATGTTGTTCTAGTGTCTGTAGGCTACAAGCGCAGTTATCTCTGAAGGGGGATTTCGTCCACGTCGCCTGGGACCACCATATTGACTGCTACTATGTCCCTTTTCATGAAGtctgaaattggaaagtatttacagttgttatgaaataaaatagccgctctaAGAAAAAactggctgtcatcatataccaacttacatAAGTTTAGTGGAATACCTTGTGTATTCTGGATTTG from Aedes albopictus strain Foshan unplaced genomic scaffold, AalbF5 HiC_scaffold_126, whole genome shotgun sequence encodes:
- the LOC115269053 gene encoding platelet glycoprotein V (The sequence of the model RefSeq protein was modified relative to this genomic sequence to represent the inferred CDS: added 36 bases not found in genome assembly), whose amino-acid sequence is MTRLCNRNNNSKIWLLLLALIANGHTLKDTEFEPVEGICDTCTCTVRNESNAQYLSYSILDCSTKNLRHMLASWPDVFDNEQANQEIVFSLSGNDIKSLQQLPATEADLVFSCRHCNLTEMASGAFLDTPNIIRLDLSWNLLTGDALRPDVFRGKYAEQEYESIALDELDLSYNAVDFLDAALFEHMIHLRRLSLAHNPLKKLTDGTVTALGSISRLEHLDLSYAQLDDLPGEMFQKIEGLRELLVQGNQFTVVPSSIRLLKPTLMALYVGENPIQRLDEESFFDLDHLTQLNISGMPLLDDVDTGTFSGLKSLEVLSCSNNPKLVEFDMSDLKGLIRLRQLDISHCAIEHLRLDEPIPVQDETSDIAFIETFPKLRSVKLEGNPWHCDCELYEIIESIKHILEDDDEFQGPHHSSEARCETPYDLSALPLTELAGKSLCSTPPKKVPKIPIYEAPAFLRPRSIVLSLLSVVVVLLIGLIIGVIIVCIKRKLKENDFRFASPVRYTTVRNSTTSTILQA